In Paenibacillus sp. BIC5C1, a genomic segment contains:
- a CDS encoding alpha/beta hydrolase, which translates to MSVNIYNKKRSIKSYLFEKYIGTLDSKKSLSTRENTLKHLKHMGVENTKPYALGKVKLISSVNDRSFEDMQVFTLNDQKSADQKVILYIHGGAHTHQPLIFHWKFMDRIAHSLNAKVIAPIYPKVPHFNYQHTYPKLLSLYREIIESIKNPAQLTIMGDSAGGNISLSFAHYIKMNLLPQPKDIILLSPCVDMVLDNPVIFDYETRDPMLAVEGYDVIRRIWAADKDLDDPLISPIYGDFKGLGKITIFIGTHEGLFPDNMKLDKLLTDQGIDHNTFVYPKMNHVFVLYPIPEAKDAERKIIDIIKH; encoded by the coding sequence ATGAGTGTGAATATATATAACAAAAAACGCTCTATAAAGAGCTATCTCTTCGAAAAATACATCGGAACTTTAGATAGCAAGAAGAGTTTATCCACACGAGAAAATACCCTGAAGCACCTGAAGCACATGGGGGTAGAAAATACTAAGCCTTATGCGTTGGGTAAAGTTAAATTAATCTCCTCCGTAAACGACCGTTCCTTTGAGGACATGCAGGTGTTCACATTGAATGACCAGAAGTCCGCTGACCAAAAAGTAATTCTATATATACATGGCGGCGCTCATACGCACCAGCCTCTAATCTTTCATTGGAAGTTCATGGACCGCATCGCACATTCGTTGAATGCCAAAGTTATAGCACCCATCTATCCCAAAGTGCCTCATTTCAACTACCAGCATACTTATCCAAAACTCTTGAGCTTATACCGGGAAATCATTGAATCGATCAAGAACCCTGCCCAACTTACCATTATGGGAGATTCAGCGGGCGGAAATATTTCGCTAAGTTTCGCACATTACATTAAGATGAATCTTCTTCCTCAACCCAAAGATATCATTCTGTTATCTCCATGTGTGGATATGGTTCTGGACAACCCGGTCATATTCGACTATGAGACCCGAGATCCGATGCTGGCTGTGGAAGGCTATGATGTGATTCGGAGAATATGGGCGGCAGATAAAGATCTGGATGATCCATTGATCAGTCCAATCTACGGAGACTTCAAAGGGCTTGGAAAGATTACCATTTTCATCGGAACTCATGAAGGTTTATTTCCCGACAACATGAAGCTCGATAAACTGCTTACCGACCAGGGCATTGATCATAATACCTTTGTTTATCCCAAAATGAATCATGTCTTTGTGCTATACCCTATTCCTGAAGCCAAGGATGCAGAGCGCAAAATCATTGATATTATTAAGCATTGA
- a CDS encoding phosphotransferase, translated as MFNQPTAFRSVLNPKYLEFVLSDQYDIGSWEECLFWLRGLNDTYRIRTSSGMYILRVYRTEITEADVLYELSLLSQLKGILGSSAHTDIGEYIEKKDHTGYTVLEAAEGKRVAVMFRYIEGTENNLEDEQSCYTFGQSAAELHKAMNQVVLEQPRYELDTKFLIDEPLERIINYIGEKNEASSFLHTFARELKERIGVASKLGLDKGLCHGDMHGNNNAFQQGNQFSHYDFEWAAKGWRAYDLAQVKARKRQSGEQKEVLWSALMAGYRSVRSFSTEDEQAVDLFIIARRFWVMGLDVAFIESDMGALDYGSDWLDSFVGEFRDTGIVQQ; from the coding sequence ATGTTCAATCAACCGACTGCTTTTCGTTCAGTGCTCAACCCTAAGTATCTGGAGTTTGTATTGAGTGATCAATATGACATCGGATCGTGGGAAGAATGTTTATTCTGGCTGAGAGGATTAAATGATACCTACCGCATACGTACTTCCTCTGGAATGTATATTCTTCGTGTCTACCGTACTGAAATTACGGAGGCTGATGTTCTGTACGAACTCTCCCTGTTATCTCAATTAAAGGGCATACTAGGTTCATCAGCACATACTGATATTGGAGAATACATCGAGAAGAAAGATCATACTGGATATACAGTGTTGGAGGCCGCGGAAGGCAAGCGGGTTGCTGTGATGTTTCGGTATATTGAGGGTACGGAGAACAACCTTGAAGATGAACAGTCATGTTACACTTTTGGTCAGTCTGCGGCTGAGCTGCATAAAGCGATGAATCAAGTGGTATTGGAGCAGCCGCGATATGAGTTGGATACGAAGTTTCTCATTGACGAGCCTCTTGAGCGAATCATCAACTATATCGGTGAAAAAAATGAAGCATCATCATTCCTACATACGTTTGCTAGAGAGTTAAAAGAACGAATTGGCGTCGCATCCAAACTAGGTTTGGACAAGGGGCTGTGCCATGGCGATATGCATGGAAACAATAACGCTTTTCAGCAGGGAAATCAGTTCAGCCATTATGACTTTGAGTGGGCGGCTAAAGGCTGGCGTGCCTACGATCTGGCGCAGGTGAAGGCTCGCAAGAGACAGTCTGGTGAGCAAAAAGAAGTGTTATGGAGTGCGCTCATGGCGGGATATCGTTCGGTTAGAAGCTTCTCTACGGAAGATGAACAGGCTGTTGATCTCTTTATTATTGCTCGCCGATTCTGGGTTATGGGTCTGGATGTTGCTTTTATCGAAAGTGATATGGGCGCGCTGGATTATGGTTCGGATTGGCTGGATAGTTTCGTGGGAGAGTTCCGGGATACGGGGATTGTGCAGCAGTGA
- a CDS encoding DUF4003 family protein, translating to MKFRSSDFLVIAAYQIAAHATPEQFEHKVERAKSFYDHMKAQHRFLTGQDDYIFAAMLALSDLDVESGVTRMEQLYAELKPEFSPGNSVQALTQVLILGDDNPEASTHVIALNETFRRRGIRLDKIYTLPALGILSLLPADRDTLVEQVEETYEWLRTQKGFGAWSINKQELLLLSSSLVAVQYVEDLRNGVLTTTVSTSITNIIIAQQAAMAAAATSAAVVASTSSN from the coding sequence ATCAAATTTCGTTCGTCCGATTTTCTGGTTATCGCCGCCTATCAGATTGCAGCTCACGCGACGCCTGAGCAATTCGAGCATAAGGTCGAACGAGCCAAATCATTTTATGATCACATGAAAGCCCAACACCGCTTTCTTACCGGACAGGACGACTATATTTTTGCAGCTATGCTGGCCCTTTCCGATCTCGACGTGGAATCTGGTGTGACCCGTATGGAGCAGCTCTATGCAGAATTAAAACCTGAGTTCTCGCCTGGCAATAGCGTGCAGGCATTAACACAGGTGCTGATCCTAGGCGATGATAATCCGGAGGCGAGCACTCATGTGATAGCATTAAATGAGACATTCCGCCGCCGGGGAATACGATTAGACAAAATATACACCCTGCCGGCTCTGGGTATCCTCTCCCTACTGCCCGCTGACAGAGATACGCTGGTAGAGCAAGTTGAGGAAACGTATGAGTGGTTGCGTACACAGAAGGGCTTTGGTGCCTGGTCCATCAACAAACAGGAATTGCTGCTGCTCTCGTCCTCGCTGGTGGCAGTGCAGTATGTGGAGGATCTTCGAAACGGCGTCCTGACCACGACAGTCTCCACTAGCATCACCAACATTATCATTGCCCAACAGGCCGCCATGGCCGCTGCTGCAACATCGGCTGCCGTCGTAGCTTCGACTTCATCGAACTAA
- a CDS encoding DUF4003 family protein, with protein MHEQHAARVELFVSNTQIIKKSFKWKNVMMHRLAALLYAAEKKQADGEAIRQSHELIKQNTNLFSAFRGNSAISIATLLSLTTDQEKKLEDTLLIYDLMIKKSNFVRPIFWLSPPIRLQLTRRLSNSSIRSNEPNHFMIT; from the coding sequence ATGCATGAGCAACATGCTGCACGAGTCGAATTATTCGTCTCCAACACTCAGATCATCAAAAAATCATTCAAGTGGAAAAATGTGATGATGCACCGTCTGGCAGCCCTTTTATATGCAGCAGAAAAAAAACAAGCCGATGGCGAGGCCATTCGCCAAAGTCATGAATTGATTAAACAAAACACCAATCTCTTCTCGGCCTTCAGGGGAAATTCGGCGATCAGCATCGCCACCTTACTCTCGCTTACGACAGATCAGGAAAAGAAACTTGAAGACACCCTCCTTATCTATGATCTGATGATAAAAAAATCAAATTTCGTTCGTCCGATTTTCTGGTTATCGCCGCCTATCAGATTGCAGCTCACGCGACGCCTGAGCAATTCGAGCATAAGGTCGAACGAGCCAAATCATTTTATGATCACATGA
- a CDS encoding DUF6713 family protein, translating into MGMPDFLLVLFLFNLSLFLLHEMDAIRRSEWKLFIVLKNMEDEKAYKCFTFVHLPLYTVILALLFSSYQTVTFWVLDIFFIIHAVLHLFFEKHPRNEFKNSFSRSFIYPMGIIGAIHLLALLL; encoded by the coding sequence ATGGGTATGCCTGACTTTTTACTAGTCTTATTTTTGTTTAATTTATCTTTATTTCTACTGCACGAAATGGACGCCATTAGACGATCTGAGTGGAAATTGTTTATCGTGCTGAAAAATATGGAAGATGAAAAAGCCTATAAATGCTTCACATTCGTTCACCTACCACTCTACACCGTCATACTCGCACTGCTTTTCAGCTCATATCAAACGGTTACGTTCTGGGTGCTCGATATATTTTTCATCATTCATGCGGTACTGCACCTATTTTTCGAAAAGCACCCTCGTAATGAATTTAAGAATTCATTTTCCAGATCATTTATTTACCCCATGGGGATTATTGGGGCCATCCATCTGTTAGCGTTATTATTGTAA
- a CDS encoding serine hydrolase domain-containing protein — protein sequence MSSSIRKLVCKMMLLVLLGTTLGATWLGIQAPASAETYSSGLSSGTQEKRNAVNLDNKEQLAAFIDGIMDVQMDSLQIPGAVISIVKDGKILLSKGYGHSNIEENKTVDPETSLFRIASTTKLFTWTAVMQLVEEGKLDLDTDVNTYLKTVKIPPTYAEPITLRHLMTHTAGFEEGGVGYQITTDPEKLPVSIAETMANHMPARVMRPGEMLAYSNYGASLAGLIVEEVSGIAYNDYIQKNIFDPLSMKYATVEEPVSASLKPYAVLGYARANGEYITKRPTFEGGFRPAGSGSVSANDMAHFMIAHLQDGRYEDKQILKPETAKLMHSPAFRFDKRLPAMDLGFYELNMNGLRVISHAGADELFNTALYLVPDQHVGIFVSYSGGDGGTAAGGLAQAFFDRYYPAHMTNQPAATSIELGEPLEKYAGSYQFTRRNHTKIDKFFSFLTQINIKVSDNRLSIGSGADQQVYTPIGVNLFQEVGGKHQMGFRTDTEGKVTYLFLDILNPMPLEPTPLINQSKLWLPLLGISAVLFITVLLGAIYRRRKIKAMPRAQKWAVLLLVVTSVWSLVTLGATLLVVNMDLIDRLSHISLSLRLYLFMPLILVGWSVAIVTMNVLAWKNKYWTLPKRVYYTFVTLAAVTLCLFFYHWNLLGWHFG from the coding sequence ATGTCATCGTCGATAAGGAAATTGGTTTGCAAAATGATGTTACTGGTATTGTTGGGGACTACGCTTGGGGCAACTTGGTTAGGGATTCAGGCTCCCGCATCAGCAGAGACTTACTCTTCCGGATTGAGTTCTGGTACACAAGAGAAGAGAAACGCGGTTAACCTGGATAACAAAGAACAGCTAGCAGCATTCATTGATGGGATTATGGATGTACAAATGGATTCTTTACAGATTCCAGGTGCAGTCATTTCAATTGTGAAGGATGGGAAGATTCTGCTCTCCAAAGGGTACGGACATTCGAACATCGAAGAAAATAAAACTGTTGATCCCGAAACCAGCCTGTTTCGGATTGCGTCGACCACAAAGCTGTTCACATGGACCGCAGTGATGCAGCTGGTAGAGGAAGGAAAGCTTGATCTGGACACTGACGTTAACACCTATCTGAAAACGGTGAAAATACCACCAACCTATGCGGAACCGATTACGTTGCGTCATCTCATGACCCATACGGCAGGCTTTGAGGAGGGCGGTGTTGGATATCAGATTACTACCGATCCAGAGAAGCTGCCCGTTTCCATTGCAGAAACAATGGCAAACCATATGCCAGCTAGGGTCATGCGGCCAGGCGAGATGCTGGCCTATTCCAACTATGGTGCCTCACTCGCAGGACTTATCGTCGAAGAAGTTAGTGGCATTGCTTATAATGACTATATACAGAAAAATATATTTGATCCGCTGAGCATGAAGTATGCTACGGTGGAGGAGCCTGTTTCGGCATCGTTGAAGCCCTATGCTGTACTTGGATATGCCCGAGCCAATGGCGAGTATATAACCAAGCGTCCTACGTTTGAAGGTGGCTTTCGACCAGCAGGATCAGGCAGTGTCTCGGCGAATGATATGGCTCATTTCATGATTGCCCATCTACAGGACGGGCGATATGAGGATAAGCAAATTCTCAAGCCGGAAACCGCCAAGCTCATGCATTCCCCGGCATTCCGGTTCGACAAACGTTTACCCGCCATGGACTTGGGCTTTTATGAGTTGAATATGAATGGCCTGCGTGTGATCTCCCATGCAGGTGCCGACGAGTTGTTTAATACAGCACTTTATCTTGTACCGGACCAACACGTCGGCATATTTGTTTCCTACAGTGGAGGGGACGGTGGAACGGCAGCAGGAGGATTGGCGCAAGCCTTCTTTGATCGTTACTATCCTGCCCATATGACTAATCAGCCTGCTGCAACCTCTATTGAACTAGGGGAGCCTCTGGAGAAATATGCAGGTTCCTATCAATTTACACGTCGTAATCACACGAAGATCGATAAGTTTTTCAGTTTTCTGACTCAGATCAATATTAAGGTTTCGGATAATCGGTTGTCGATTGGAAGTGGTGCAGATCAGCAAGTATACACTCCGATTGGAGTGAATCTATTCCAGGAAGTCGGCGGGAAGCATCAGATGGGATTCCGTACGGATACAGAGGGCAAGGTCACGTATCTGTTTCTGGATATACTCAACCCCATGCCACTGGAGCCTACGCCGTTAATCAATCAATCGAAGCTTTGGCTTCCGCTGCTCGGTATCTCGGCCGTTCTGTTCATTACTGTACTACTGGGAGCTATTTATCGCAGACGCAAAATCAAAGCGATGCCAAGGGCGCAGAAATGGGCAGTCCTGCTGTTGGTAGTTACGTCCGTGTGGTCATTGGTGACCTTGGGAGCTACACTTCTGGTGGTGAACATGGATCTGATCGATCGACTCAGTCATATTTCACTATCTCTACGTCTTTATCTGTTCATGCCTCTGATTCTTGTGGGATGGAGTGTGGCCATCGTAACGATGAACGTTCTGGCATGGAAAAACAAATATTGGACGTTACCTAAGCGTGTGTATTATACGTTCGTAACTTTAGCAGCAGTAACCTTATGTTTATTTTTCTATCATTGGAATCTGTTGGGCTGGCATTTTGGTTGA
- a CDS encoding response regulator transcription factor yields MTQILVVDDDVHIRELITLFLRNEGFEIVVAKDGAEALDIVEKSQIDLVILDIMMPKLDGWELCREIRRMDLNMPLLMVTVKGESAQKVKGFQLGTDDYLTKPFDPLELVMRVKALLKRYLIVSSQTIQLGGITLNRRSFQVIRGEQTLNLPLKEFELLFMLANQPGQIFTREQLITKIWGSDYEGDDRTVDVHIKRLREKFAGDAHHFQIETARSLGYRLVIT; encoded by the coding sequence ATGACCCAAATCCTTGTCGTGGACGACGATGTGCACATTCGTGAGCTGATTACTTTGTTTTTGCGGAATGAGGGATTTGAGATCGTGGTGGCTAAAGACGGTGCAGAAGCATTGGATATTGTTGAGAAATCGCAAATTGACCTGGTTATCCTCGATATTATGATGCCCAAATTGGATGGTTGGGAACTATGCCGGGAGATCCGGCGCATGGATCTGAATATGCCGCTCTTGATGGTTACGGTAAAAGGGGAATCGGCTCAGAAAGTGAAGGGATTCCAGCTTGGAACAGATGATTATTTGACAAAGCCCTTCGATCCGCTGGAGCTTGTGATGAGAGTGAAAGCATTGCTGAAACGGTATCTGATTGTCTCTTCCCAAACGATTCAATTGGGGGGCATTACACTGAATCGCCGCAGTTTTCAAGTGATTCGAGGAGAGCAGACGCTCAATCTGCCTTTAAAGGAGTTCGAGTTGCTGTTCATGCTGGCGAACCAGCCTGGGCAGATATTTACCCGGGAACAGTTAATTACGAAAATTTGGGGCAGTGACTATGAAGGTGATGACCGGACGGTTGACGTTCACATTAAGCGATTAAGGGAAAAATTCGCTGGCGATGCACATCACTTTCAGATTGAAACGGCCCGAAGTCTGGGCTACCGGTTAGTGATCACATGA
- a CDS encoding sensor histidine kinase — MIKTLYVRIILTFLVVIIFSLLSSFLVGLFLFKKEVNHLGQNDMIATGEEMIRLYEQTHPEDRDAFIKSMVKISTYPIHLYDVSGNVTFYNLDNTDTVQIAPEVVQMVLQGQVYRSPAEVDQTFIGLPFPFQGEPQAVFMQFSPQNENIINRMVFLILLLALFIGSLCILIAARYLVKPIQVLTRATKRLAKGDFEVEIQTKRVDEMGALTHSFNEMASELKQLEQMRQDFVSNVSHEIQTPLTSISGFAMAMKNNSLVAEPDRNYYLDIIITESGRLSRLSDNLLELASLDSDHHPFEAATYNLDEQIRQIIVTCEPQWSTKNIQVHLELADTIQVTADRDQLNQVWMNLLGNSIKFTPAGGHICIRTHQVENEILITITDTGIGIAQEQLEYVFDRFYKTDLSRNRSISGNGLGLAIVKKIVMLHHGTVEMRSREGEGTTVLVHLPLG; from the coding sequence ATGATCAAGACCTTATACGTTCGCATCATTCTCACATTTTTGGTTGTCATTATCTTCAGCTTGCTGTCGTCTTTCCTCGTAGGGCTCTTTCTGTTCAAAAAAGAAGTGAACCACCTCGGTCAGAATGACATGATTGCAACAGGTGAGGAAATGATACGTCTCTATGAACAAACACACCCGGAGGACCGGGATGCATTCATTAAAAGTATGGTGAAGATATCTACCTATCCCATTCATCTATATGACGTTTCCGGCAACGTAACATTTTATAATCTGGACAATACGGATACCGTTCAAATTGCGCCAGAGGTGGTTCAAATGGTATTGCAGGGCCAGGTCTATCGCTCGCCGGCTGAGGTGGATCAGACCTTTATCGGTCTTCCTTTCCCATTCCAAGGGGAGCCGCAAGCCGTGTTTATGCAATTTTCTCCGCAGAACGAAAATATCATTAATCGAATGGTCTTCCTGATATTATTACTCGCACTGTTTATTGGAAGCCTCTGTATTCTTATTGCTGCAAGGTACTTGGTGAAACCGATTCAGGTATTGACTCGTGCAACCAAGCGGCTGGCGAAGGGTGATTTTGAGGTGGAAATCCAAACGAAACGTGTGGATGAAATGGGAGCTTTGACGCACAGTTTTAATGAGATGGCGAGTGAGCTCAAACAGTTGGAACAGATGAGACAGGATTTTGTTTCCAATGTATCTCATGAGATTCAAACCCCGCTGACCTCTATTTCCGGTTTTGCCATGGCGATGAAAAATAACAGCCTGGTTGCCGAACCTGATCGTAACTATTACCTGGATATCATTATTACGGAGAGTGGACGGCTATCCAGACTTAGCGATAATCTGCTGGAGCTTGCATCTTTGGACTCCGATCATCATCCGTTCGAGGCGGCTACTTATAATCTTGATGAGCAAATTCGGCAAATTATCGTTACCTGCGAGCCGCAGTGGTCCACCAAAAATATTCAGGTTCATCTGGAGTTGGCCGATACGATTCAAGTTACAGCAGATCGGGATCAGCTCAATCAGGTCTGGATGAATCTGCTGGGGAATAGCATCAAGTTTACGCCAGCAGGTGGGCATATTTGTATACGAACGCACCAGGTAGAGAATGAAATTCTCATTACGATAACGGATACGGGTATTGGAATAGCGCAAGAGCAGCTGGAGTATGTGTTTGATCGGTTTTATAAAACAGACCTGTCGCGAAACCGCAGCATTAGCGGTAACGGTCTGGGCCTTGCGATCGTCAAGAAAATCGTGATGCTTCACCACGGAACCGTCGAAATGAGAAGCCGGGAAGGTGAGGGTACGACGGTGCTGGTTCATCTGCCTTTAGGATAA
- a CDS encoding AraC family transcriptional regulator codes for MRTTERVYPADNQPVLTSHTLGWDYLQVSRWPSPQHAAGGLTGTKHQIAIHCSAYYENYYTIHILPAGEPVLCSWGKASLYFLQIEIPPSYLEHIARESGLLKEGYIQLELKYYVKDPKLLQLGLWLLEELQNGGRQGKIYSDSLSNMLILHLLNHYSQVCTNSTPSRMTANQEIYQSIEYMKENLEAELSIQELADKAALSLSHYIRLFKQQTGHTPHHYLIRLRIEHSKLLISKGEYGLKEIADRAGFSDQGHFTRMFKRIAGTTPKQYMNEVSSNRIILK; via the coding sequence ATGAGAACAACCGAAAGAGTATATCCTGCTGACAACCAGCCTGTACTCACGAGCCATACCCTTGGATGGGACTATCTGCAGGTGTCCCGGTGGCCGAGTCCTCAGCATGCTGCCGGGGGGCTTACCGGAACGAAGCATCAGATTGCCATACATTGTTCGGCTTACTATGAGAACTATTATACCATTCATATCCTGCCTGCTGGAGAACCCGTTCTCTGTTCCTGGGGAAAGGCTTCCCTGTATTTCCTGCAGATCGAAATCCCGCCTTCCTATCTAGAGCACATCGCACGTGAATCGGGACTGCTGAAGGAAGGGTATATTCAGTTGGAACTCAAGTATTATGTCAAGGACCCCAAGCTGTTGCAATTAGGACTCTGGTTGCTCGAAGAGCTGCAGAATGGCGGCAGACAAGGAAAGATATATAGTGATTCACTCTCCAATATGCTCATCCTGCATCTCCTGAACCATTATTCTCAGGTATGCACGAACAGCACTCCCTCCAGAATGACGGCCAATCAGGAAATTTATCAGTCCATAGAATATATGAAAGAAAATTTGGAGGCGGAGCTCTCCATTCAGGAACTGGCTGACAAGGCTGCCCTGAGTCTGTCCCATTATATTCGGCTGTTCAAACAGCAGACGGGGCATACACCACATCATTATCTGATTCGCCTGCGGATCGAACATTCCAAGCTGCTGATCAGTAAGGGAGAGTACGGGCTGAAGGAGATTGCCGACCGTGCCGGTTTCTCCGATCAGGGTCACTTCACAAGAATGTTCAAGCGGATCGCTGGAACGACGCCCAAACAGTATATGAACGAGGTTTCTTCGAACCGAATCATTCTAAAATGA
- a CDS encoding DUF6923 family protein, translating into MKLRKVSGWVCAGVLIAGSLTSGTWAVHASAEAAENAVYAAQAAESWHEVSKQTFWLTDAFERGQGVTTDGNSWIFNSQLGLLKTALDGKTVQKRNAVAIPAEIAVQGGDHIGDISYYNGLIYAPIEDSKKYEHPYIAVYNASTLQYTGTSYALPLNLHPGGVPWVAVDADRGQVYTAQWNNAPVLNVFRLSDMSLIKTVPLSQTIDRIQGAEMYNGALYASSDNNSKKSVYRIDPDTGAVTLAFDRNLGSSNEAQGITVLPTAEGAVLHILDVDSNRVSMNFRHYGF; encoded by the coding sequence ATGAAACTGAGAAAAGTGTCAGGCTGGGTCTGTGCGGGAGTGTTAATTGCAGGTTCTCTTACATCAGGAACATGGGCGGTGCACGCATCGGCCGAAGCTGCGGAAAATGCGGTATATGCTGCACAGGCCGCCGAATCCTGGCATGAGGTGTCCAAGCAAACCTTTTGGCTGACGGATGCCTTTGAGCGCGGACAAGGCGTCACAACAGATGGAAACTCGTGGATTTTTAATTCACAGCTTGGTTTATTAAAGACGGCACTGGACGGAAAGACGGTTCAGAAACGAAATGCGGTAGCAATCCCGGCTGAGATAGCAGTGCAGGGCGGTGACCACATTGGGGACATTTCCTATTACAACGGGTTGATTTATGCTCCTATTGAAGACAGTAAGAAATACGAACATCCCTACATCGCCGTCTATAATGCCTCCACACTTCAATATACTGGAACCTCCTATGCGCTTCCGTTGAACCTTCATCCCGGTGGTGTGCCTTGGGTAGCCGTAGATGCCGATCGAGGTCAGGTCTATACGGCCCAGTGGAACAATGCCCCTGTGTTGAATGTGTTTCGACTCAGTGACATGTCCCTCATCAAAACCGTACCGCTTAGTCAAACGATTGATCGCATTCAAGGCGCAGAGATGTATAATGGTGCGCTGTATGCCTCCTCCGACAATAACTCCAAGAAATCCGTCTACCGGATTGATCCAGATACCGGAGCTGTCACGCTGGCCTTTGACCGGAACCTCGGAAGCAGTAATGAAGCGCAAGGCATCACTGTTCTTCCAACAGCCGAAGGTGCTGTCCTGCATATCCTTGATGTAGACTCCAACCGTGTAAGCATGAATTTCAGACATTATGGATTTTAA